The window aagtttttttttttataagaaaaaaagaatatattataaaattcaataagGGGACTATACACCAAGGTACACAAGATGCATATAATGAGTATCAAAAAGATTTTCCAAACAGCAAGAGAACACACAGAACTATTTCCTTCCTCAGTCAAATCCAAGTCAATCTACAAAATTAATTGGAGGCATTGGGCCTTTTTCTAAATACAAGCTAATCTAGGACACTAGACTTCTAAGGAAGAGCAGCTTAGCAATTGAATCAGTTGCTCCTcactttccttccaaattgccCCAAGAAAATACATAGAGAAGCGACTCTCCAAACCTTCTCGCGGTTTCTTACCTCAAAAGAACCATACCAACTTGAAGACTCTTCCTAACCATAAAAGGAAGGACCAATACAATGCCAAAAGTGAGAACACCAACTTCCATAATTCCCTTACTTTGGCACAATGTAAAAGGATGTAATTAAttgattttccttcatttttgaaaagaagaCATGTTTGCGAACAACCACTCTCTCTTCTAAAGAGGATCCAAGGTCAACACCTTTTGCTAGTTACCTTACTAAGCCAAAAAATACTCATTTTGGGCGGgacccaagaattccaaataataCCAAGTGGAAACAAAATTATACACCCCAACTCCAAGAtggaatataaatatttgaccGAGAAGAACCCCTTCTTTGAGTCCATCCAAACCACTCTATCATTCTCTTCCTCCTCATGGACCTTTTTTTGATAGGGAAAAAGAACTCCCTCTTCACAAACCTTTCTTGCAACCTTGATGGAAATGCCTCAAGCTCCCAATCATTCAAATGCTACTTCAAATTGATGCATGAGGTAAACAACTAGAGTACAAGGTTGTGTTGATTGAGATGGTATAACATATTTATGGGGATTCTATCATTATATTTACTAGTCAAGAGGTGAAAGTTAATAGgagttaaatatgataaaacatGGACATGGAGATTGCAGAATATGTGGATGGCATAGGTATTAATGATTTAGGATTTCATATCTGGAACATAGTTTCCAACAGACAGGAAGTGTGGAGCAGTTTTTTGGTTGTAGACCTGAACAATGAAAACAAGCCACGTACCTCAAACATAGGCCAAACTTGAATGGATGATGTTTGCCTGTTCACATGCTCAGTGACAAGACACCTTGTCAATCCACAGGCCTAACTGACATATTGATACTAAATCTGTCAAGCGCCATACCTCAGGTAATGTCTTACTGTTGATCGATACTCACCAAACCTCTTGCTACTCCCAAAAGGCATCTTGAGTAATTTTCCAGTCCACACAACAATCTCATAGTTGAATGCCATTCAATTCCCAAGGTTCAAAGAATGAATCATAGCAACGAAAGATGCTGATAGTTAATGTTAATGACTTTTAGTGATAGTAGCACCCTAATGGTTATCAAGTCAAATATCAGGAATATTccccaatttttctaaaaatattattaacctCACTTAATATTCTGGAAACGATTGTAACCTCCCTTTTCCCCTCATGTAGAAGAACAAATGTATATAAATAACCTTCATAAGATACTGGCCAAAGTCGTATTATAGCATAAATAGCCTTCATATGACACTGAGCACTTCAGCAGATTGAAAAGACTGTTATCTTTACATGTTGATATCaaacaaaaacttaaaaaaccaACTGCTTAAAGttaacaaatttataataaacCAAACTCAGTGGACAAGTTTTTGTATGCTTGGCGGAaattatattacaaaaaatttctaATGCTAACAAACCAAGGTAGACAAGTGATATGTCTAGGGGAAAAAACCTCATATGAGATGTTCCAAACTTTTACCCTTCTTATAATTAGTGTTTATCATATCACATAACATAAACTGATGTCTAGAAGTTCAAATTTGAGCTAGACCAAGACCTCCTGCAAAGTATACTACAGATGTCAAATGCAAGGAGTAGCCAGAGATGAGTACACCAAACAGACAAAGTAGCATTGTCATCCAACAGTATGCATAAAGATAAGATCAATTTAATACTAgcttaaaaaagaattatataaaaacatAGATGCATTAAAATTCaggttttctaattttttttttcgcaTGGAGAATCGAAAATTTAAAGTTGATCACAACACAATTGCTTCAAACTGGTTATGAATTGTcccaaatttctttatttatttacttcctAAAACTAAGCAACAAAATCTAGTTCCTCCCAAAGCTCAGAATTAAGTTGCATACATGCAAACCGGTCCAgtcagcaaaaaaaaaaaataatatctaaggCTCTATAAGATGGAAGATACAGTTAAAAATACTAAGTGCAAAGTAATCAGATCAGTGATACTGCTAACATATGGAACTTTGTGGCCATGTCTGCAAAACATAATAGTTCACAAATGGGACAATTGAGATTGAAAAAAGGACAACAAGACCATCCATACTCCTGTGTTTTAAATAGTCTCCTCCAGAATAGGTGAGGAACCACAGTGGCTTTGATATATAAGGGTCTGTAACTTTGTCAAGCTAACTAGGGATCCCTTTATTCTTTGAATTTAGcgtaaataatttgtttaacGTATGCTGATTAGGGAAAAATGAAAGcaaaggttaaaaatatcttagCTTAAGGAAAGTTAGTCGAAACTTTATGAGCATTTCATCTAACCATCACAATCCACAGAAGTCATTATCAATATGCACGATAAATCCACATTGACATTAATTCAGGTGTTCATTGGATATAAAAGATTGAGATCTTGCTCAGGTCATGTATAATCCTCCTGTATAGCCCATACCTGTAGCATAGTGACCTGTGCAGAGAGGGTGGTTGCTTCTGTCTGAAGTGTCTGCACCTTCCTCTCCAGTTCATTAGTATAGCGTATTTTCCTCTCCTTTGAACGTGCAGCAGATTGTCTATTTGCAAGAATCCTGCTCAAGCTAGCTTAGAATTAACATTAGTTGTCCAGATCAAACTCAAGATGATCACCTCTGAATAACTTAATTCAGATCAAATGCTCCTCTTAGCCAAAACCAAGACATAGCAAAAGCAATAAGCCACTATCTAAACAGTTGAAAGATTAGGCAATGCTACAAAAGTTTAAACTGAATCCAGGAAAAACCCACCAAtcttttttccccaaaaaaaataaaaaataaaaataaaatcctctCTTATCACTTGGTTAAATGCATTAGGTTCCATTTGTATTATTAGCAAAGGCAGATGCCGGacccaaattatatatatataaataaataaattcctaATTACTGGACTTCTTGCATCCCGGCAATATAGGCCCTCTGCTAAGCATGAGGCTAAGTAaaattcctatttattttttggatgcTATTTTCAGAAGGTAAGACTGGACTTCCGGCTTCATTCAATTGATGTTCTGTAAATTCTTAGCATCTCCATAACTAGCTCACTTATCCACCACCATGAACACATTTCCTTTCCCAATCTTGCTTTCCAACAAAAAAGTTCACCACCAACGAAATACGGATAAATAAGCAAAGCCGAACATCAAGCTCTTCCCCACCCCAATATACGAAAAcccatattcaaaattttcataatctcacAGTTAATTGATCTAAATTCAAtaactaataaagaaaaaagaaaccagTTCGGCAAAAGGGTCAGCCAAACTAAGCTGAAAAAAAAGGTACCTTTTAGCTCTCTTGGGATCGATCAAAGCAAGCTCTGCGAGTCTATCAGGTCCCATAGCCTTCTTCGCACCATCCGAACCTATGAACGATTCAACCTCAAACGACGTCGTAGAACCATCCATCGAGTTGCTATGCCGGTGATGGTGCACCCTCTTCTCCTGAGTCGCCTTCCACCGCCGTCAGAGCTCTCCCCAGCCGCAGCCGTAGCCGCCGGTGAGAATCCCAGACCCTCAAAAAAGTCAGCGTCCACCGACAAGCTCCGGAAGTGGTTGATAGGGTCCAGCGACTTGGCCTTGGCCGAAGCGGAGTACCCACCGTTGGAATCCTCTGATTTGGAAGAATCAACAGCCATTGGGACGCCGGCAGCTCCACTGTTGGTGTTGTCGGAGATGATATCGAGGTTGAAGTCGACATCAACGTCGGCATCGGCGTCGAGAAGGATGTCGTCCGAGAAGCGGAAGAAAGTCTCGGACTGAGCCCGGCGGTGGTGGGCCCCTCGGTATGGAGCGTCAGGCATATGGTCGATATCGGCCCGGTTGCCGAATGGGCTGGCCGCCAAGGGCTTTCCGGCGAAGTGGTGGTCCATGTGGGGGTTATTCGAACTCCCCGGAGGTGGAAATGTTGATGAGGAGGATGAGAgactttcttttgtttttttttggtggtAAACGTAACGGCGAGGGCGTATGTGAAAGAATCTTGAGACGACCGGGAAACGTGTACATTTTCTCGAACTTCGGTTTTATAGGCATCGGACGTGTGTCCTTCCGTGGGCCCCATCTATCGTGTCTCACGTCAGCCATCTTCTTCCTTTGAAAAGATCTGTATTTTTCTACATTGTAATAACTTTAAAAGAGAGTAAAGTCGTCGGCTTGCATTGTATAATGTTTGCAATGATTCCTAGTTGCAAGTAGAATCATAATTATTACACAaagtatatataattttaaaaataatgaaaaaaaagtaaCTATTATATACAAACCAAAATGATGTTGTCTAATAATGGTCTCAATACATAACATCGTGGCAatattaactaattttttattaaattaatgtttAGGTTAAAAACACTTTGCCCCTTGGCATGTTTACAAATTCACGTTCAAAACTCAACATTTTGTCTCCCAAATTATTACGGAACAATACTTTaccttttaaatttgttaaaaaatcaatgaagaatttgttaaataaataaataaagtttgaaaTGTTTCCCCATTATCCAAGTTTGAAGTTGTCACACTTCGTAACAGCATGCAAAAATCATAAACAACAATCATATAAACGTCTCTctaaaatcaaaaatcaaaattgatagctattaaattttgaacatatttaagaaattttactTTAAAGTTGCTAATTCAAAGTTACTTCTACTCAAGTTTAAGCTAGTGCTCaaatcaaaatgggaaaaaacacaatccattttataattttatagagAGTTCATAATTGAGGGTAAAGGGTTGGTTTTTAACAATTTGAAAAGCAAAATATTgggttttaaatataaaaggacAAATTGTAAAACATGTCCAAAATCGGAAGGGGTAAAATGTACTTAACtcttaatcttttattttattcccaATGACTAATTAgcataataataaatttatatttattaaaactaataatatttaaattataactttaattAAACAAAGActcttaaatagaaaaaaaaaaacctaaataaaatattttttaatgtttcttaaattcttaaaattcttttaatttgatGTAAAGTTggattaatattttcaaatatctttttaagTTGATCGAGCTCCCTCCCTTGAGTGCTTTTAATACGACTTCGTAAAAAATTTCATggtttaatgttttataaaacttaaaCGTGAGCATATTGTCTTTCACAACTTCcttaatataatgaaatttaatgcTTATGTGTTTCTTTTTAGTTGAAACATATCATATTCCTTGTCAATCTACCAACTGATTGACATAATAAACAAAAGTCTCTAAATAacgttaaattttttaaataaataataatttttaatatttatcaaaattttaaaattcttctcatttgattttaagttggattaaaattttcaaccatgTCAAGTTGCCTCCATCTAGTGAACGCAACCACTTTTTATGACTTCATAGATATATTCATAACTTAAtcttctaattttcaaaactaaaacacgATTTTACTATTTTCTTAGAGCttctataataaaatgaaatttaatgtttatatatttgcttttaccataaaatattgatttttttttttttgtcaattcaatGGTAGACTAATTATCACATGAAACCTTTGTAGAATCATGTTACTAATGGTGCAACTCCTTAAAGATCTTGTGAGTCAAACAGTTTGACATATTGGTTCATGTATTTAGCTTTTGTAGTCAATAATGTTACAACTTGTTGCTTCTTTGGAGACTACGAATGCTCATGTTCCAAGATTAAAAACATACATGCTAGTAATCTTTCTCATCTCAACATCACCTCTCTAGCCAGTATTTATATAACCTACTGAATTAAAGTTACttgagaaaaagtagaaaatttcatgatcatGAGTATCATTCTTGCACCTTAAAATTCGTTTTACCGTCTATCAAGTATATTTTATATGACTTTTCCATATATCGATATATAATTTTCACTTATAAATAATAACTAGTCTAGTGGTTTTTACTATGCTCTTGAAATATGTGAGATTTACACATTCTCCAATGTCATTTTCCATCTCTAATCATATTGCAATATGAGTACAAACTCTTATTGATTAATCCATCctaaactgtttttaaatttttatggtaCTCTTTTTACGAGAAAGATATGATCAGCTTTTTATTAGACCTCAATTCCAAGAAAATGGAATATTGATCCTAAAtctatcattttaaattattgtttcattGACTCATTGAAATCTTCAAACATTTATTGATAGattattgtaaaaattaaatcatccaTATGGAGACTTACAATGATTATTTTTCCATTGAAATTTTACTTGATGGAAAGTGTGTACTTAGAAggatacttttaaaaatcatgttGCAATAAATCGAGTGAATTCAACATGTACCAAGCACATGGTGCTTGTTTTATGTCATATAATCCCTTTTTGAGTTTATAAACATGATTCCCTTATCATTCTTTAATATATCCTAGTGGTTGCTCGataaaaatttcttctttgAGTTGGTTGTTAAGAAAAGCTAACTTAACTTctaattgatgattttttttctttttagagctataaatgaaattatgattCAAATGGTGCATAGTTTAGTAACTAGTGTGAAAACTTTAAAGCAATCAATACTTTAGACTTTTGCTTGTAGCCTATTGGTATTGATCTTGCATTAAACTAATCAACTTTATGATGGGGCTTATACCTTGTTTTACGAGCCCAATTAACATTAATAGACTTCTTTCCAATTGTTAGTGGTTAGCTCCCATGTATTATATATTCTTCTCTATTAATTGAAATCTTTTATTCATCGTTTGAATTCATCTCCCATCACTTGCTACTTCTTTATATGAAATTAGGtcataatatgtaaataaacAAAAGTTAAACCAAACTTTCATATGTAATTTCATTATCTTTGATGACCTCGTAATCCTTGCATATGAAAGCATGATTTGAGAACATTTTGGGCATCCTTATGATTTAGTTCTGAGTTTGTAAAAGAGAACTTTCTAGTAGGAGAAGTTACGGTTTAAATAGATTTATTTGTTATTGAAGTCTCCAAACACTTATTGGCTTTTGCGAAGTCTTctttaattaaaacattttttttttacttttttttcgaGTCCATGTCCAACTTTCATTCTCTAAGAATTGGATATCTCCACTTTCAATCAGATTCCTTGTTTGTGGATTAACCATTAATTATATTACTATtgtcaacaaaaatatatttttcacttttatcatcaattttttttctccacttttCTTGTATATGAAAATAtgcaataataaataataaaaaactccTAAGAAAGAAACATTTGACTTATGTCAACTCCAAGCTTCCTTTAGTGTTCTTCTAAAGTAGGAGATTTGTTCAATAAGAATACTCCTTATGTAATGGTTTCTAtctaaaaaaacttttagaaatgacTTGACTTTCAACATACTTCTTGTTATCTTCACAACTATTTCATTCTTCCTTTTAGTTATACCCTTTTGCTAAAATGTCTCAAATACCTCCTCTAtcatatctcaatatttttaatgcaacaattattttttaacaagaaCTTTGAATTCATTAAGCTTGCTAAAAgcctcatttaaaaaaaaaaaaataaagccaaAAATTTCTTGTAGAATTAtctataacaataaaatatatttattgtaaTAGAAAGATTTAACTTTACTAAAGTCACATATATTTGTATGCACCAACTCCAAAGGTTATCTAGCTATTGTAGATTTTCCAACtagaaaaaaatcttatattatttgataaaaagacATCACTCATAGGCCTAATATGAAATATTAGTCATTGCTAATCTTATTACCATATTCTTTTCTGCCAATAACTTCAACCCATGAAAATTAAGGTGACTAGAACAAAAATGTCGAAGCCAATAGTTATTATTTACTATCCCCTTCAAACTCAACAAAGCTTTTGTTTTGAGAAATATaacaaatattctattttttgtcGTATGCACTTTTATAattatcttcttatttttattactaaGAGTACAAATTCCATTACAGATATTACTAATATGTCAATTGTCTCATGCTTAATAAATTCCAAAGAAGACTTCGAAcgaaaaatacatatattattaaaattatagtgGTATATTTAGAATGTATTTTAGTAACCTTTGTCAATGATTGAAATATCCCCGTTTGACTTATTCATCTAATTGTGAAAACATATAGTTGTTGCACCTTATATCAAGGTACCAAATTCTAACTAACTTTAGTATAGTTTTTACTTTGTTCATATTGGAATTTCATTTGACATTCAGGCTTGTAGCATACATACTTTGCTTTTTATATCTAAAACATTATAACTTGTCTTTAAATCCATTAGTGTTGCCCATTCCTCCATAagaattttcatcatcatttcaAGCTCTATTGGTGGAGTTGTTGTGCTCTCCTTTACCTCGACCACAACCTCTACTACTTTGTTCGTCATCACAACCTCCTATATATGCTCTACTttgcttttcttgttttgaattaatagacttgattgtttttttcctttctttctttatattcaTCTACTGTTCATGTAAATATAACGAGCTCATCGGACCTTCAATCGTGAGAGTGAACGCATATTTCATTCTTCAATAACTGCAACAATATATTCTAACTTTGCATTTAAAGACTATCCAACTTTCAATACTATTCTTTGATCATATTATCAAGTTTCTCACTTTTAACCCGCATTTGATTTACCATGGTCTCCACTTGatcaaaataatcttaaaagagTAAACACCCCTCTTTTGCTATTTTTACCTTTgagattttttcaaatataagcTCATCTACTATTTGGAATATTACAAAgtgttttgtaattttttgagaatctttcaataaatttttttggattaacTACTTTGTTATAATCATTATTCACTAGCTCCCATGAATCTTAAAACATAAACAAGACACACATATGAATGTATATTGTTAACC is drawn from Vitis riparia cultivar Riparia Gloire de Montpellier isolate 1030 chromosome 18, EGFV_Vit.rip_1.0, whole genome shotgun sequence and contains these coding sequences:
- the LOC117907127 gene encoding LOW QUALITY PROTEIN: transcription factor VIP1-like (The sequence of the model RefSeq protein was modified relative to this genomic sequence to represent the inferred CDS: deleted 2 bases in 1 codon), whose amino-acid sequence is MDHHFAGKPLAASPFGNRADIDHMPDAPYRGAHHRRAQSETFFRFSDDILLDADADVDVDFNLDIISDNTNSGAAGVPMAVDSSKSEDSNGGYSASAKAKSLDPINHFRSLSVDADFFEGLGFSPAATAAAGESSDGGGATQEKRVHHHRHSNSMDGSTTSFEVESFIGSDGAKKAMGPDRLAELALIDPKRAKRILANRQSAARSKERKIRYTNELERKVQTLQTEATTLSAQVTMLQRDTTGLTAENKELKLRLQAMEQQASLREALNEALREEVQRLKIATGQIPAVNGNSFNRRLPPQFSSHPQALHHFGAQQQQQQLHMPQSSTNNQSLNGQPQPSFLDFNQRV